A genome region from Frankineae bacterium MT45 includes the following:
- a CDS encoding CAAX protease self-immunity, producing MTTAPPDLAKQPSRRRVVVAVGGVITLLVLLNVVDHIYSGSSLWLGPIVAVVLLAASHGFGLSWSELGLGRDRLGVGARWAAILIALVVAVYLVAVLIPLTRKAFLDDRYHTGVAAALFTAFVRIPLGTVLLEEVAFRSVLWGLLSRVMRQRWVLITTSLLFGCWHVLPSLNLAASNEAVRSVLGGSAGAARVAAIVGAVLFTSLGGLLFGELRRRSGSLLPSLGLHWATNALGVLFGLLAWGLLS from the coding sequence ATGACCACTGCGCCGCCGGACCTGGCGAAGCAACCCTCGCGCCGGCGGGTCGTGGTCGCGGTCGGTGGCGTCATCACGCTTCTGGTCCTGCTGAACGTGGTCGACCACATCTACTCCGGCAGCAGTCTCTGGCTCGGTCCGATCGTCGCGGTCGTGCTGCTGGCCGCCTCCCACGGGTTCGGGTTGAGTTGGAGCGAGCTCGGGCTGGGGCGTGACCGGCTCGGCGTGGGTGCCCGGTGGGCGGCAATTCTGATCGCACTGGTGGTGGCGGTGTACCTCGTCGCGGTGCTGATTCCCCTTACTCGTAAAGCATTTCTCGACGACCGCTACCACACCGGCGTCGCCGCGGCGCTCTTTACCGCCTTCGTGCGTATCCCACTCGGCACGGTCCTGCTGGAAGAGGTGGCGTTCCGTTCCGTGCTGTGGGGCTTGCTGAGCCGGGTGATGAGACAGCGCTGGGTCCTCATCACGACGTCGCTGCTCTTCGGCTGCTGGCACGTGCTCCCATCGCTGAACCTGGCGGCGAGCAACGAGGCCGTCCGCTCGGTGCTCGGCGGATCGGCCGGGGCCGCCCGGGTCGCCGCAATCGTCGGGGCGGTTCTCTTCACCTCGCTGGGCGGGTTGCTCTTCGGTGAGCTGCGCCGCCGCAGCGGCAGCCTGCTGCCGAGTCTTGGACTGCACTGGGCCACCAACGCGCTCGGGGTGCTCTTCGGGCTGCTGGCCTGGGGACTGCTGTCCTGA